A window of the Longimicrobiales bacterium genome harbors these coding sequences:
- a CDS encoding Rieske 2Fe-2S domain-containing protein, whose protein sequence is MDAPGYATVLTTPELGPGAMAGVEAAGRRLVVLNIAQTYYALDGTCTGCGQRLAETGTVRGDVLVCTSDDASFDVHSGTRIDAPGDPLLRYAIRISGNEISIGPPLGD, encoded by the coding sequence ATGGACGCACCCGGCTACGCGACCGTGCTGACCACGCCCGAGCTGGGGCCCGGTGCCATGGCGGGAGTCGAGGCGGCGGGCCGCCGCCTCGTCGTGCTCAATATCGCGCAGACGTACTATGCGCTCGATGGCACCTGCACGGGGTGCGGGCAGCGACTCGCGGAGACCGGCACGGTCCGCGGCGACGTCCTGGTCTGCACCAGCGACGACGCCAGCTTCGATGTTCACTCCGGCACCCGGATCGATGCACCGGGTGACCCCCTGCTCCGTTATGCGATCCGCATCTCGGGCAACGAGATCAGCATCGGTCCGCCGCTGGGCGACTGA
- a CDS encoding 6-carboxytetrahydropterin synthase, whose translation MPSALLTRTVRFSAAHRYHRPEWSEAENRKRFGACSNPHGHGHNYVLEVRVQGEIDEQTGFSVDLGELDALLQREVVARLDHQHLNHAVDAFGPGRAIPTCENIAAWLWPRIEQGLPQGAKLVRLRLREDESLYVDYAGPSTQG comes from the coding sequence ATGCCCTCAGCACTGCTCACACGCACAGTCCGCTTCTCTGCCGCGCACCGCTACCACCGTCCGGAGTGGAGCGAGGCGGAGAATCGAAAGCGCTTCGGCGCGTGCAGCAATCCGCATGGACACGGGCATAATTACGTGCTCGAGGTACGGGTGCAAGGCGAGATCGACGAGCAGACCGGCTTTTCCGTCGACCTCGGCGAGCTGGATGCGCTGCTGCAGCGCGAGGTCGTTGCGCGCCTCGATCACCAGCACCTGAATCACGCCGTCGACGCGTTCGGTCCGGGTCGCGCGATCCCGACCTGCGAGAACATCGCGGCATGGCTGTGGCCTCGCATCGAGCAAGGTTTGCCGCAGGGTGCAAAACTGGTTCGCCTGAGACTGCGCGAGGACGAGAGTCTGTATGTCGATTATGCCGGGCCGTCCACCCAGGGGTAG